From Streptomyces sp. NBC_01551:
CCGGATCGCCTCCACGAGTCCCGCGACAAGGAGCGCCCGTTCGGCCATGGCATCGATCACCAGGTACTCGTGGTCGGCGTGGGCGCCGCCCCCGACCGCCCCGAGGCCGTCGAGCGTCGCCACCCCGAGAGCGGCCGTGAAGTTGCCGTCGCTGCCGCCGCCGACCGCCTTGCCCTCGATGCCGGGCAGCAGCCGCCGCGCCACCGCGAAGAGCTCGGCCGAGGCCGATTCGGGCATCGGGGGCCGGCCGACGGCGCCCTGGACCGAGATCTCCGCCTCGTCGAGGTGCGGGGTCAGCGCCGCGAACGCGGATTCGACGCGTTCCTTCTCGTCGGCCGACTCGACGCGGACGTCCACGATGACCGTGGCCTCGGCGGGCACCACGTTGTCCAGGGTTCCCGCCGACGCGACGGTCGGGGTGACCGTCGTGCCGATCTCCGGCCGGCCCAGCGCCGCGATGTCCAGCACCTGGTGCGCCGCCTCGATCAGGGCGTTGACCCCGGCCGCGGGCTCCAGCCCCGCGTGCGAGGCCCGGCCCGCGATGGAGACCTGGAACGTGCCGCAGCCCTTGCGGCCGGTCTTCAGGGCCCCGCCGTCGGCGGCGCC
This genomic window contains:
- a CDS encoding M20 family metallopeptidase; the protein is MTMHKTVDVNVDAMIEDLRTLVETESPSRDIDALAASAKVVAGVIESRLGGHAALVESEAGPHVHWSAGGEPKVLILGHHDTVFPLGTLERRPFRVEDGHATGPGVFDMLGGLVQAVHGVASLDDRSGVEILVTADEEVGSHSSRALIEERALACGAALVLEGAADGGALKTGRKGCGTFQVSIAGRASHAGLEPAAGVNALIEAAHQVLDIAALGRPEIGTTVTPTVASAGTLDNVVPAEATVIVDVRVESADEKERVESAFAALTPHLDEAEISVQGAVGRPPMPESASAELFAVARRLLPGIEGKAVGGGSDGNFTAALGVATLDGLGAVGGGAHADHEYLVIDAMAERALLVAGLVEAIRNA